One window of Serinus canaria isolate serCan28SL12 chromosome 3, serCan2020, whole genome shotgun sequence genomic DNA carries:
- the PTCRA gene encoding pre T-cell antigen receptor alpha, which produces MELLRVLLAAALLPLLPLGRAAVPLPTLTRPLSMVLAGQRRQLVVCVVSDLAPSSGHAVWISGGNGSILQSFAYGASQEDGGTVCSVSQLSSDPPRERELACHVGANRTSPSHSSRPIRITGNEEAAELCSTAVSPAPALAALLMAVRVVLLKVLLSDAVLTSILLAQS; this is translated from the exons atggagctgctccgggtgctgctggctgccgCTCTGCTCCCGCTCCTGCCCC TtggcagggcagctgtgccactgcctACGCTGACCCGGCCATTGAGCATGGTGCTGGCTGGGCAGCGCCGGCAGCTGGTGGTGTGCGTGGTGAGCGACCTGGCCCCCAGCTCTGGCCATGCCGTCTGGATCTCCGGTGGGAACGGTAGCATCCTTCAGTCCTTTGCCTATGGGGCCTCCCAGGAGGATGGTGGCACCGTCTGCTCCGTCTCCCAGCTTTCCAGTGACCCTCCGCGCGAGAGGGAACTTGCCTGCCATGTGGGGGCCAACAGGACCTCCCCGTCCCACAGCTCCCGCCCCATCCGCATCACGG GCAAcgaggaggcagcagagctctgtagCACAGCTG TGTCACCGGCCCCTGCCTTGGCAGCGCTCCTTATGGCTGTCCGTGTGGTGCTGCTGAAGGTCTTGCTCTCTGATGCTGTCCTCACCTCCATCCTCCTCGCCCAGAGCTGA